The Chitinophaga pinensis DSM 2588 region TTTAACATGATCAAAGCGAACATGTAAATCTGCTGAAGATAAAAATAAAAGAGGCGGTCCTGATTGCAGGCCGCCTTTTTTTGTTTGGTTATAGTTTGTCAACAGGTGTGTTCGGTATTAAGGGTATTTTTCTATAAAAGATTGGTTATCAATTATCTTGTTGAGTATAGTGCAAAAAAATACGGCTCCGTGATCGGAGCCGTTTGCCTTTATAAATTCCACGTTATGAAAAACTGATACAAAAATACGGTATTTTGCTAAAACGTTTTAGTTTCTATCTAACTTTTTTACAGAAATCTGATAAATCATACTTCCGTGTTATTAATTCTGCTTTTTCAGAATTATAGATCGAAGTTCCACAATCTAAAACGCTTATCGAAATTCTTAAGGTTAAATTTATGCTAAACAAGTGTTCTTCCAAGCTCACTCCTCTTTACTTTCCCACTTGTCTGCTTGCCTTTCGCACTTCAAATATACAAAGAAAATTGAAGTAAAAAACATTTAGTGCAATAAAAAACAGTTTTTGTTTTAAGAATTGGCACATATGTTTTTTCTTAATGTAAAAAAAGGGCCGTTTTGGCCCTTTTTTTATCAAAAGTAGAAAATATCTATTATATAGAATTTAAACTAATGTGTATTATTGCTGACCGGCTAGTGTTGCTTCCTTCACAGCGGTACGACCTGGATACACCTCAAGTGCCTTTGCAAGACAGATCATCGCATTTTTGATGTCTTGCGTGTTAAGTACATATGCGAGGCGTACTTCGTCTGTTCCCAGACCCTGCGTAGCATAGAAGCCCGTAGCAGGGGAGAGCATTACCGTCTGCTGCTCATAAGAGAACGATTCCAGTAACCATTGGCAGAATTTGTCGGAATTATCAATCGGCAATCTGGCGATAGCATAAAATGCTCCTCCGGGATTCGGACAGAAAACGCCTGGAATATCATTCAGCATACTCACCAGCACATCGCGACGGCTGAGGTATGCTGCTTTAATCTCGTCAAAATAGTTTAACGGGAGATCAATCGCAGCTTCACCGGCGATCTGCGCAAAGGAAGGAGGACTCAGACGTGCCTGGGCGAATTTCATTACCGCATCCAGTACTGTCTGGTTTTTAGTCACCAGCGCACCGATTCTGCCCCCGCAGGCGCTGTAACGTTTGGAAATGGTATCCATCAGGATCACATTTTCTTCCAGGCCTTCCAGGTTCATGGCAGAGAAATGTTCACCGGTATAGCAAAACTCGCGGTATGCCTCATCGGAGAACAGGTAAAGGTTATGACGAAGACACAAATCCTTTAATATGGAAAGTTCTTCTTTACTATATAGATAACCGGTTGGGTTGTTTGGATTGCAGATCATGATCGCTTTGGTACGGGGCGTGATCGCTTTCTCAAATGCTTCCATTGCCGGCAGGGCAAAGCCAGTTTCAATATTTGCGGTAATGGTACGTACATGTACGCCTGCCTCGATTGCAAAACCATTATAGTTAGCATAGAAAGGCTCAGGAACCAGTACTTCATCTCCTGCATCCAGGCAGGCCATAAAGGCAAACAGAATCGCCTCAGAACCGCCAGTGGTAACGATGATCTGCTGATGGTTCAGCTTGATACCGAATCGCTCATAATAGGTCACCAGTTTACGGCGGTAGCTTTCGTTACCTGCGCTGTGACTGTATTCAAGTACTTTGAAGTCTGAATGACGTACTGCATCCAGTACTGGTTTTGGTGTTTCAATATCCGGCTGACCGATATTGAGGTGATAAACCCTGGTTCCGTTTTTTTTGGCTGCTTCTGCGTAAGGAACCAGCTTCCTGATAGGAGAAGGTGGCATTTGCTCCCCTCTCTTACTAATGGTAGGCATAAATTGTTTTGATTTTGAGTATACAAAGGTAGTGGTTATGGGGCTATCTGCGGCTAAGAATGATTGACGTGGACGGTAGCTGTTACCTGCCATAAAAAACGCCTTACAGTGTTACTGTAAGGCGTTTTTTACGTTTATAAGGTAGTTGTAATGATTAGTTTTCAACTGTACCTGTCAGGTGAAGTTCTTTATCCTGGTCAACACCTTTCAACCTTACCCAAACAGTTTTGTTCTGCTGACCAACGCTGTTTGCGCTATAGCTGGCAGTTACTTTACCTTTCTTACCTGGCAGAATTGGTTCTTTAGTCCATGTAGGAGTAGTACAACCGCAACTAGCACGGGCAGTTTCGATCAGAACTGGTTCTTTAGTAGTGTTTGTGAATTCAAAATCAACTGAAACAGGCTTGTTCAGCTTGGTCTTACCGAAATCGATAGTTTCCTGTTTGAATTTCACTTTTGCATCAACAGGGTTTCCGGTCTGTGTCTGCGCCCAGAGAGCTGTGGTTAACAGCATGCTCGCAAATAGGGATAAGATAAATTTTTTCATGTATAATGTGGTTTTAAAACGATTGGTTAAAAAAAAGATCATCGTTTACTTAGTAACAAATTTACAGCCAAATTTAATGTGGCGCCTAAGAATTTATTAAAATCTTATTAAAAAAAATCCAATTATTTTACGCATTACATTTTCAGACATTTTGCAACTGTATAATTAACTATAATTAACCTTACTTTTGTACTTTAACAAAGAGGCATGATAGAAAACAATGAACTGACTATGAATATGGAAAGCCGGTTATCATTCGACGAATTTCGGAAAGAAGTACTGAATGATTATCGCCTGGCCTGCGAAAGCAGGGAAGTTAGTCTGCTGGCCCGTAAGGAAGTACTTACCGGAAAGGCCAAGTTCGGTATTTTCGGAGATGGAAAGGAAGTGGCACAGATTGCCATGGCCAAATATTTCCAGCCTGGTGATTTTCGCTCGGGTTATTACCGTGACCAGACTTTTGCCTTTGCTACAGGTATTGCCACGCCAGAACAATTCTTTTCACAGATGTATGCCGACCCTGATCTGGCGAATGAGCCATTTTCAGGAGGACGCCAGATGAATTCCCATTTTGCTACACCTAACCTTGCAAAGGATGGTAATTGGCTGGACCTGACCAGTATCAAGAATACCGCAACAGATATGTCGCCTACTGCCGCGCAGATGCCACGCGCGCTGGGGCTTGCTTTCGCATCCAAATTATTCAGAGATGTGGAAGTATTGAAAGAATTCTCCAAGCTATCCAATAACGGTAATGAAATCTGCTTCGCTACTATCGGCGACGCCTCTACATCGGAAGGACATTTCTGGGAAACCATGAATGCAGCCGGCGTACTACAGGTGCCACTGGCGGTATTTGTATGGGACGATGGTTATGGTATCTCCGTACCGCGTAAATACCAGACTACTAAAGATTCAATCAGTGCCGCACTGGAAGGATTCCGTAAAACGGAAGATTCTAACGGTTTTGATATTTATACTGTGAAAGGCTGGGATTATGCCGCTATGTGTGAAACCTTTGAAGCCGGTATCCGGAAGATGAGAGAAACACATATTCCTGCATTATTCCATGTAGAAGAAATGACGCAACCACAGGGCCACTCTACCAGTGGATCTCATGAGCGTTATAAGAGCAAGGAACGTCTGTCCTGGGAAAAGGAGTTCGACTGTAATAACCAGATGAGACAGTGGATACTGGAAAATGCCCTGTCTGACGAAGCGACCCTGCTGGCAGTGGAAGCTGAAGCTAAAACAGTCGCCCAGAATGCGCGTAAAAATGCCTGGGAGAAATATATTACTCCGATCCGTCAGCAGGTACAGCAACTGTTGAGCTATGGTGAAGCCGTGGTGGGGCTGCCTGATGTAAACAGCGAGCTGGTAAAGCAGCTGCTGAAAGATCTGCAGGCAAACCGTGAACCGTTGAGACGCGATGTGCTGAAAACAGCAGCTAGTATCCTGTTTGCACACAGACGTGTAAAAGCGCCTGCGATGGATGCACTGAAGCAGCATTATGAGCATCTGCTTGCGAGCGAAAAGAATAACTATAACTCCCTGTTATATGCAGAAGGCGTCAACTCTGTGCAGAACGTACCGGTTGTGCCGGCAGAATATGACAATAGTGCGCATCCGATAAATGGCTATGAAGTATTAAACAAATACTTTGATCAGCTGATCGAAAACAACCCGAAAGTATTCGCTTTCGGAGAGGATGTAGGTAAGATCGGTGATGTGAACCAGGGTTTTGCCGGTTTACAGCAGAAACATGGTAAGGAACGCATATTTGATACAGGTATCCGTGAGCTCACTATTATGGGCCAGGGTATCGGTATGGCGCTCCGTGGGTTACGTCCTATCGCGGAAATACAATACCTGGATTATCTGATCTATGGTCTGCAACCGCTCAGCGACGATGTGGCCAGTCTCCAATACCGTACAAAAGGTATACAGTACTGTCCTATCATCGTTCGTACCAGAGGTCACCGTCTGGAAGGTATCTGGCACTCCGGTTCTCCGATGAGTATGATCCTTGGTTCTCTGAGAGGAATGAATGTATGTGTACCACGTAACATGGTACAGGCTGCCGGTATGTACAACACCCTCCTGGCCGCTAACGAGCCTGCACTAGTGATCGAATCGCTGAATGGCTACAGGCTGAAAGAGAAACTGCCGGTGAACCTGGGTAGCTTTACGGTGCCGCTGGGCGTACCAGAAGTGGTACACGAGGGTACGGATATTACGATCGTTTCTTATGGTTCTACGCTACGTATTATCGAAGAAGCGATACAGTCTCTGGAGAAATTCGGTATTTCCTGCGAACTGGTAGATATACAGACTTTATTACCATTTGATATCAATCATCAGATTGTTGAATCACTGAAGAAGACAAACCGTATTCTCTTTGTTGATGAAGACGTTCCTGGTGGAGGTACTGCCTATATGTTCCAGCAGGTAATGGAATTGCAGGGTGGTTACAAATGGCTGGATGTTGCACCAAGAACATTGAGTGCACAGGCCCACAGACCTGCATATGGTTCTGACGGGGATTACTTCTCCAAACCAAATGTGGAAGATGTGATCAGGGTAGTGATGGAAATGATAGAAGAATAATCACTGATTATAAGAAAACGCAAGGCATGAGCCTTGCGTTTTTAATTTGTTGTGTAGGTTGTAGGTTTAAGAAGATGTTAATGCTTTGTACAAATATTATAAATTCCGTCCATGATAAATGTATTATAAAATAATAGAATGATTATTTAACATAGCAAGCTGTCCCGCTATTTCCTGATAAGATTAACCAAATGTTATTTCCTATTCTTAGTGATAATTAATATATTAGACATGCTTATTTTTTGTTAGGTTGCGAATGAACGAAATGAATGGATATACAGCACATTGTATCGCCAAAATTTAAAAGAATAAAGCTAAATTGGATAAACATTTAGTCCACGTTAAGAGTTAATAATTTGTCATTTTGTAACACTATTTTGTCAGGAAATGACTTCTAAATTAACCATCAACCCAAATCCCATTTATGAAAGCAGGAGTTCTGTTAGTAGAAGACGATCATTTTTTCGCCAAAGTCATCAAAAGCCATCTTGAAAAAGCAGGCTATCTGGTAGTACATTGCTCTGACGGAGAAGAAGGGTGGAACACTTTTCAGGAACGCCCATTTGATATTTGTCTGTTAGACGTGGTTATGCCTGGAATGGATGGATTCGCCCTGGCCAGAGAGATCAGAGACAGAAATGAGAACATACCTATTATTTTCACTACCTCAAGATATATGGAGCAGGATAAACTAAACGGTTTTGAATGCGGTGGAGATGATTATCTGGTAAAGCCCTTCAATATGGAAGAGCTGCTTTGTCGCATGGACGTGTTTATGAAAAGAAGCCGTCTGCTTCAAAATGATAAACAGATCGTATTTAAACTCGGAACGCTGATCTTCAACTACAGCGAATTCAAAATCTATCATCCTCCCACCAGTCAGACCATCAATCTGCCACCAAAAGAGGCTGAACTGCTGAAATTCCTCTGCGACAATCCTAATAAACGCTTAAAGAGAGAAGGGATCTTGTTAAGTGTATGGGGTAACGATGATTTCTTCACCGGCCGTAGTATGGACGTGTACCTCACCCGTATCCGCAAGCACTTCAAACTGGATAATACCATTAAATTAGAAACGATCCATGGCAAAGGACTACGCCTTGTCATTGAAAGTGAAGTATGCCGCGTGCTCTGATCAACCAGCAAACCTGCGACTCATCAACTGATTATATAAATCAAAAGGCCTCGTCTTGTGACGAGGCCTTTTGATTTATTATCCTTACAAGGAATATTAACGGAGGTTGTGGAAAACCTGCTGTACGTCGTCATCCTGTTCCAGACGATCGATCAGGGTCAGTACTTCTTTCGCCTGTTCTTCGTTCAGTTCTACGGTAGTAGTAGGAATACGCTGCAGTTCCGCACTGATAGGAATGATATTTCTTTCTTCCAGTGCTTTAGACATGTTACCAAACTCTGTGAATGGCGTGTGCAGAACGATATTGCCTTCACTGTCCTCACCGATTTCTTCCAGACCAGCATCGATCAGTTCCAGCTCCAGGTCTTCCAGGTTCTGGCCTTCGTTCTTGATCTTGAATACACCGGTACGGTTAAATATGAAACCTACGGAACCACTGTTACCCAGGGTACCACCTTCTTTGTTGAAGTGCATACGCACGTTAGCAACTGTACGGGTGGTGTTATCTGTAGCAGTTTCCACCATTACAGCTACGCCATGCGGAGCATATCCCTCATATACAACTTCTTCATAGTCAGTCTTGTCCTTACCCATTGCCCTTTTGATAGCCGCTTCTACACGGTCTTTAGGCATGTTAACACCTTTGGCGTTCGCAATACAACGGCGGAGTGCGGGGTTATTTTCAGGATCAGGACCTCCTCCTTTTACTGCAATCGCTATATCCTTGCCTATCCTGGTAAATTGTTTGGCCATTCTGTCCCATCTGGCAAACATGGTGGCCTTTCTTACTTCAAATATTCTTCCCATAGTGGGTATAATTAATTATTAAGAAAATCGAGACGCAAAAATAGTCACTTTTATAGTAATAATAAGCTTCTTCCGCCTTCTTAAAGCAACAAGGCCGGAAAATCATTTGCTTTTGCAGCCTGATTTTCCGACCTCGTTATCTGTATTGTGAGAATAATTTTATTTCTGATTCATTTTTCTGGCTTTACTGTTCTTCACGCTATAACCGAAGTAGATAGCGAAACCGATCAGCAGCCAAACGATAAGACGTGCCCAGTTCTCAATACCCAGGCTGACAATCATCGTCAGACAGAAGATAGCGCCCAGTATCGGAATGAACGGCACTGCTGGTGTTTTAAAGGCACGTGGCAGATCAGGGTTAGTCTTTCTCATAACTATTACACCCAGACAAACCAGTACGAACGCGAACAGTGTACCGATGCTCGTCATATCACCTACAACGCTGTCCGGAACGAATGCAGCAAACAGGGATACGAAAACGAAGAACAGCAGCTGAGATCTGTACGGCGTACGGAATTTAGGATGCAGGTTGGAGAATACTTTTGGTACCAGACCGTCGTTAGACATAGAGTAGAATACTCTTGTCTGACCTAACAGCATCACCAGGATAACAGAAGAGAAACCAGCGAGGATAGCCACCGTTACAAATGTGGACAACCACTGGTAGCCTGGCATATAAGTATCAATTGCATAAGCAACGGAAGCCTCACCACCCTGTTTCAGGAAGTCCTGATAAGGAGCGATACCAGTCAGTACATAAGAGAAGAGGATGTAAAGTACAGTACAGATAGCCAGTGAAGCAAGGATACCTACCGGCATATTTCTTTTCGGATTCTTGGTTTCCTGTGCAGCAGTAGACACCGCATCAAAACCAATGAATGCAAAGAATACAACACCGGCGCCTCGTAGTACCCCTGGTATTCCATGGAACCAGAAGTCGGCATAGTTCACCACTTTACCATTGTGCATAGTTACAGAACCAGCATCAGCAGGAATAGTGAACGGCGTGTGGTTAGCCGGGTTGATAAACTGCCATCCCAGGATGATCAGCAGGATTACGATAGCTACTTTGGTAATAACGATGATGTTATTAACAATTGCAGAACCTTCGATACCACGGATCAGTAACAGAGACAGGAGCAATAATATAAATACCGCAGGTATGTTCATGATACCGTGAACGCCTGCATCGGAAATTTCGAAAGGACTGTGAGACCACTCATAAGGTATGGCGAACCCGGGCCCGAATACCTTTTCAAGCAACTTGTTGAGGTACTGAGACCAACCGATAGCCACAGTAGCGGCGCCAAGTGCATATTCCAGCACAAGATCCCATCCAATGATCCACGCAATAAATTCACCCATTGTAGCGTAAGAGTAGGTGTAAGCACTACCGGCGATAGGGATCATTGAGGCAAACTCAGCGTAACAGAGACCTGCCAGGGCACAACCAATAGCAGCGATAATGAAAGAAATAGTAACAGCCGGACCTGCGTGCTGTCCCGCAGCAGCCGCTGTTCTTACAAAAAGCCCGGCACCGATGATAGCGCCTATACCTAAAGCTATAAGCGATCCCGCACCTAATGTACGTTTGAGACCTTTCTCAGATTCGGACGCTTCAGCTAATAACAGGGAGATTGGCTTTTTTACAAAAAGTTTGCCCATACAAATTGAGATATTGTGGTTGACGTTTAAGTGGTTTAGTTTTGTTGTTTCGTTTTATTACAGATCGCCAAATATAAATATCAAAAAGCAAACCCTCAGCTTTTATTTTACAAATGAACTTACAACTTTACAGTACTAACCTTATTTTTGGGGAATTTTAGCGTTTAGCATAAATATTAATTGTAATTAAAAGGCAAGGAATGAAGAGATCCAACCGGCTTACCTTATTTATATTCATAGCCATGGTATTGGGTATCCTCACAGGATACATAGTGAACGTGAACTACACCGAAATGTACGGTGGTGGCGCTCAGCAGACGATAACTGACAACGGCATCCATGGTGGACTGACCGGGTACATCACAGGATTGAATACAGGCAGGGGCAAGACCGGAGAGACCACTATTCTGAAATTCGCAGATAATATTTCGATTCTTACTGATATATTTTTACGACTGGTAAAAATGATCATTGCTCCGCTAGTATTTTCCACGCTGGTAGTGGGTGTGGCTAAATTGGGGGACATTAAGGCAGTAGGACGTATAGGCGGTAAAACGATGTTATGGTTTATTTCGGCTACTTTCGTTTCTCTTTTCCTTGGACTGATCCTGGTAAATATTATGCAACCTGGCCACTCCCTGAACCTGCCTTTACCTGATACACATGCCAGCAGCGGGGTGGCTGCCTCCAGCATGACGCTCAAAGGTTTTTTCCAGCACGTATTTCCGGATAGCGTGATTAACGCGATGGCACACAACGAAATTCTGCAGATCGTCGTATTTGCATTATTCTTTGGCGTGGCTACTGCTGCTATCGGTACTACCGGCGATATCGTTGTGAAATTCATGGACAGCGTGGCGCATATCATGTTGAAAGTAACCGGATATGTAATGAACTTCGCCCCATTCGCCGTATTTGGCGCCATGGCGGCAATCATTTCACAAAAGGGGCTGGGCATTCTGCTGACCTACGGGAAATTCATCGGACAGTTCTATGTAGGTCTTGCTGCATTATGGATCGTATTAGCTTTTGCAGGATTTGTCGTACTGGGATCCAGGGTATTTACCTTGCTTGGTCTGGTAAAAGATCCGTTATTGCTGGCCTTCAGCACAGCAAGCAGCGAAGCGGCGTATCCGCGTACCATGGAAGAACTGGAGAAGTTCGGTTGCGATAAACGTATTGTCAGTTTCGTACTGCCATTAGGTTATTCCTTTAACCTGGACGGCTCCATGATGTATATGACTTTCGCCAGTCTCTTTATAGCACAGGCATATAGTATGCACCTGGGTATCGAACAACAGATTTCCATGTTGCTGGTACTGATGATCACCAGTAAAGGGATTGCAGGTGTACCAAGGGCTTCCCTGGTGGTAATTGCCGGTACATTATCTATGTTTAATATTCCGGAAGCCGGCTTATTGTTGCTGCTCGGCGTAGATCACCTGTTGGATATGGGACGTTCTGCAACCAACGTGATTGGTAACGCAATGGCTACTGCTGTTGTTTCCAAATGGGAAAACTCACTGGGAACCGAACCGGCAGGCGAGTTAAAGGAAGTATAACAAATCAATAACAGTTTTATGCTTATTTTGCCCATTATCTGTGGAATACAATGCCGGACAGGCATGTGATGCGAAAGGAAGGCAGTGTAAGCACCTATATTAGTACCTGATTTCGAGATTATAAAGAACATATGGACCAGTTTATAGAGTTATTCAAGCACCTTATTAACCCCCAGTGGATCATTGATCACGGTGGACTGTATTTATTACTGCTGATCATTTTCGCAGAAACCGGCCTCTTTGTTGGTTTCTTTCTTCCAGGAGATTCATTGCTTTTTGTAGCTGGTATCTATGTCGGACTGCTGAGCGAAAGTTTTTATAACGTACCATTCGTGTTGATCATGGTGATGATTGCACTGGCGGGAGTTATTGGTAACTATGTCGGATTCTGGTTTGGCCGTAAGTCAGGCCCTCTGCTCTTTAACAGAAAGGATACCTTCTTCTTTAAAAAGAAACACCTTTACCAGGCAAAAGAATTTTATGAAAAATATGGCGGCGGCGCTATCTTCCTGGCCCGCTTCCTGCCGATTATCCGCACATTCGCTCCGATCGTAGCGGGTATCGTACAGATGGAACAGAAACGTTTCATGTTCTTCAACATCATCAGCTCTTTCTGCTGGGTGTTTTCCATGATGCTGGCTGGTCATTATCTAGATAAAGCTTTTCCTTCTTTAAAAGAACATCTGGAGCTGATCGTAATTATATTAATTATTATTACTACATTACCTGTTCTTATTAAACTATTCTTTGGAAAAAGCAAAACATCCACATCCTGATCATGTGATGTGAATGGACTAATAATTATTTCACTGTTATGAAACCGGGTAAGAGCACCTCAACGATTTTCAATGTGGCTGTTTTAGTCGCCTCATTGGGTTATTTCGTGGATATCTATGATCTTTTGCTGTTTACGATCGTCCGGGTGCCAAGTCTGAAAGACCTTGGCGTACCTCAGTCAGAAATTGATACCGGCGTCGGACTCTTACTGATCAATATTCAGATGCTGGGATTACTGCTGGGCGGTATTTTCTGGGGCATCGTAGGAGATAAGAAAGGTCGTTTGAAAGTGTTGTTCGGGTCCATTCTGCTTTACTCAGTCGCTAATATTGCCAATGGATTTGTTACGGGAACTACCGGTTACCTGTTCTGGCGTTTTGTTGCCGGACTGGGACTTGCCGGTGAATTAGGCGCCGGTATTACACTGGTAGCCGAAATACTTCCCAAGGAGAAAAGAGGTTACGGCACGATGATCGTCGCTACTGTCGGCGTGTCTGGTGCAGTAGCAGCTAACCTGATAGCTAAACTGGTGCCCGACTGGCGTTACTGCTACTTTATCGGCGGTGGATTGGGATTGGCATTGTTATTCCTGCGTATCAGCGTGATGGAGTCACATATATTCA contains the following coding sequences:
- a CDS encoding thiamine pyrophosphate-dependent enzyme produces the protein MIENNELTMNMESRLSFDEFRKEVLNDYRLACESREVSLLARKEVLTGKAKFGIFGDGKEVAQIAMAKYFQPGDFRSGYYRDQTFAFATGIATPEQFFSQMYADPDLANEPFSGGRQMNSHFATPNLAKDGNWLDLTSIKNTATDMSPTAAQMPRALGLAFASKLFRDVEVLKEFSKLSNNGNEICFATIGDASTSEGHFWETMNAAGVLQVPLAVFVWDDGYGISVPRKYQTTKDSISAALEGFRKTEDSNGFDIYTVKGWDYAAMCETFEAGIRKMRETHIPALFHVEEMTQPQGHSTSGSHERYKSKERLSWEKEFDCNNQMRQWILENALSDEATLLAVEAEAKTVAQNARKNAWEKYITPIRQQVQQLLSYGEAVVGLPDVNSELVKQLLKDLQANREPLRRDVLKTAASILFAHRRVKAPAMDALKQHYEHLLASEKNNYNSLLYAEGVNSVQNVPVVPAEYDNSAHPINGYEVLNKYFDQLIENNPKVFAFGEDVGKIGDVNQGFAGLQQKHGKERIFDTGIRELTIMGQGIGMALRGLRPIAEIQYLDYLIYGLQPLSDDVASLQYRTKGIQYCPIIVRTRGHRLEGIWHSGSPMSMILGSLRGMNVCVPRNMVQAAGMYNTLLAANEPALVIESLNGYRLKEKLPVNLGSFTVPLGVPEVVHEGTDITIVSYGSTLRIIEEAIQSLEKFGISCELVDIQTLLPFDINHQIVESLKKTNRILFVDEDVPGGGTAYMFQQVMELQGGYKWLDVAPRTLSAQAHRPAYGSDGDYFSKPNVEDVIRVVMEMIEE
- a CDS encoding DedA family protein → MDQFIELFKHLINPQWIIDHGGLYLLLLIIFAETGLFVGFFLPGDSLLFVAGIYVGLLSESFYNVPFVLIMVMIALAGVIGNYVGFWFGRKSGPLLFNRKDTFFFKKKHLYQAKEFYEKYGGGAIFLARFLPIIRTFAPIVAGIVQMEQKRFMFFNIISSFCWVFSMMLAGHYLDKAFPSLKEHLELIVIILIIITTLPVLIKLFFGKSKTSTS
- a CDS encoding dicarboxylate/amino acid:cation symporter gives rise to the protein MKRSNRLTLFIFIAMVLGILTGYIVNVNYTEMYGGGAQQTITDNGIHGGLTGYITGLNTGRGKTGETTILKFADNISILTDIFLRLVKMIIAPLVFSTLVVGVAKLGDIKAVGRIGGKTMLWFISATFVSLFLGLILVNIMQPGHSLNLPLPDTHASSGVAASSMTLKGFFQHVFPDSVINAMAHNEILQIVVFALFFGVATAAIGTTGDIVVKFMDSVAHIMLKVTGYVMNFAPFAVFGAMAAIISQKGLGILLTYGKFIGQFYVGLAALWIVLAFAGFVVLGSRVFTLLGLVKDPLLLAFSTASSEAAYPRTMEELEKFGCDKRIVSFVLPLGYSFNLDGSMMYMTFASLFIAQAYSMHLGIEQQISMLLVLMITSKGIAGVPRASLVVIAGTLSMFNIPEAGLLLLLGVDHLLDMGRSATNVIGNAMATAVVSKWENSLGTEPAGELKEV
- a CDS encoding pyridoxal phosphate-dependent aminotransferase, whose translation is MPTISKRGEQMPPSPIRKLVPYAEAAKKNGTRVYHLNIGQPDIETPKPVLDAVRHSDFKVLEYSHSAGNESYRRKLVTYYERFGIKLNHQQIIVTTGGSEAILFAFMACLDAGDEVLVPEPFYANYNGFAIEAGVHVRTITANIETGFALPAMEAFEKAITPRTKAIMICNPNNPTGYLYSKEELSILKDLCLRHNLYLFSDEAYREFCYTGEHFSAMNLEGLEENVILMDTISKRYSACGGRIGALVTKNQTVLDAVMKFAQARLSPPSFAQIAGEAAIDLPLNYFDEIKAAYLSRRDVLVSMLNDIPGVFCPNPGGAFYAIARLPIDNSDKFCQWLLESFSYEQQTVMLSPATGFYATQGLGTDEVRLAYVLNTQDIKNAMICLAKALEVYPGRTAVKEATLAGQQ
- a CDS encoding YebC/PmpR family DNA-binding transcriptional regulator, translated to MGRIFEVRKATMFARWDRMAKQFTRIGKDIAIAVKGGGPDPENNPALRRCIANAKGVNMPKDRVEAAIKRAMGKDKTDYEEVVYEGYAPHGVAVMVETATDNTTRTVANVRMHFNKEGGTLGNSGSVGFIFNRTGVFKIKNEGQNLEDLELELIDAGLEEIGEDSEGNIVLHTPFTEFGNMSKALEERNIIPISAELQRIPTTTVELNEEQAKEVLTLIDRLEQDDDVQQVFHNLR
- a CDS encoding DUF1573 domain-containing protein produces the protein MKKFILSLFASMLLTTALWAQTQTGNPVDAKVKFKQETIDFGKTKLNKPVSVDFEFTNTTKEPVLIETARASCGCTTPTWTKEPILPGKKGKVTASYSANSVGQQNKTVWVRLKGVDQDKELHLTGTVEN
- a CDS encoding response regulator transcription factor yields the protein MKAGVLLVEDDHFFAKVIKSHLEKAGYLVVHCSDGEEGWNTFQERPFDICLLDVVMPGMDGFALAREIRDRNENIPIIFTTSRYMEQDKLNGFECGGDDYLVKPFNMEELLCRMDVFMKRSRLLQNDKQIVFKLGTLIFNYSEFKIYHPPTSQTINLPPKEAELLKFLCDNPNKRLKREGILLSVWGNDDFFTGRSMDVYLTRIRKHFKLDNTIKLETIHGKGLRLVIESEVCRVL
- a CDS encoding amino acid permease; the protein is MGKLFVKKPISLLLAEASESEKGLKRTLGAGSLIALGIGAIIGAGLFVRTAAAAGQHAGPAVTISFIIAAIGCALAGLCYAEFASMIPIAGSAYTYSYATMGEFIAWIIGWDLVLEYALGAATVAIGWSQYLNKLLEKVFGPGFAIPYEWSHSPFEISDAGVHGIMNIPAVFILLLLSLLLIRGIEGSAIVNNIIVITKVAIVILLIILGWQFINPANHTPFTIPADAGSVTMHNGKVVNYADFWFHGIPGVLRGAGVVFFAFIGFDAVSTAAQETKNPKRNMPVGILASLAICTVLYILFSYVLTGIAPYQDFLKQGGEASVAYAIDTYMPGYQWLSTFVTVAILAGFSSVILVMLLGQTRVFYSMSNDGLVPKVFSNLHPKFRTPYRSQLLFFVFVSLFAAFVPDSVVGDMTSIGTLFAFVLVCLGVIVMRKTNPDLPRAFKTPAVPFIPILGAIFCLTMIVSLGIENWARLIVWLLIGFAIYFGYSVKNSKARKMNQK